The sequence TTGAGATTAGATCGGCTTTGCCTAGTATCGATTGGTATCAGTATGGTGGCGATGTTGAGATAAGGGATTATGATTATAGAGCTCAAGTAAAGAGACTTCCAACGAAAGCAGTTGGTGCCTCAAGCGACGTGAGTTATAACGGTCCCGTTAGCAATGTGTGGATGGTATCGCCAGGAATATTCAGATTTGTAATTGACCTAAGATATGCCACAGATGGAGATCCATGGATCGCTGGAGCAAATTACTATATATTGAGGTATGACATGTTCAAAACAGACCGCGAAACATATCTACTTTCACATGTGATAAATATTGATGCACCTAAAGGAAAGCTTGATATCATTTTGGGCTCTTCCCTGGCGACCAGTAGCGCTTGGGCTGGAAAGTATTCTTATCTTCGATTTTACGAAAGTGACAGGAACTGGTTGCAACCGGATTTTGTTGAGCCTGTGACAATGAGCTCGAATACTAATGATAATCCTATATGTAAATTAGTTGCAACAGGCGACCTTAATTTGGACGGAAGAAACGACATCGTTACGGTCGTTTTAACCAAGCCGGGCGGAGTGTACGAAATAAATGCGTATTATAGATTACTAGATGGATGGAATAAGAGAACTATTGCTATTTGGTCATCTGAAATTAAGAAAATTGCGTTAGGAAACATCGATCTTGATAACGATCCTGATATTATTGTAGCCGACATAAGCGGAAACCTGGCGTTCTACAGAAATGATGGCTTGTGGACTGAATGGCAATTCAAAGATGAATCTCAGAATGTTCTAAGAGAGGGTGCGGTAAACACTCCTGTAGAGATCACAGATCTTAAGGTCGCCAACACCCGGGCTAGCGGCAGTCAAGCTGACACAGAAAGAGGTTTGGACGTTGCGGTAGGGACAAGAAATGGTATCATTGCGGTTTACCAGAATCTGCGATCTGATGGTACTGTTTGGAAGAGGAATGCCTTGACCGCTAATGCTCAAATAACCGTCCGAAATTATCCCGTTTCAGATTATAATACTATTTATGGGACGATAGTAGCTGGCGACTATACCAAGACCATGGAGGAGGTTGCATATGATTATGAAGAAATTAGGGAATCTCTCATCCCTTTTACTACGCGGAATTTTATCCTAACACAAGGTTCCGTGACTGGAGAATATCACACTGCTACGGAGGATGAGATCGCCCAACTTGCAAACGTGGGAAATGTAGATGATGCAAACCAAGTATATACAGTGAATGGAGGCAAAACGGTTCATGTGGTTAAGTGGGATCCAACTAACCTAGGAAGCTACGAGTATGTAACTCCGGCATCAATAAGATTTTTGGCCTATTATAAGGCATCTTCGGAAAGTGGTGTCATACGTTATATCTACGATAGCACCCAAATAGATATGATACCCATCAGCAATACCAATGGAGAATGGGCGCAGGCAGAATACGTCTTTCCACAAAGTTCTCCATACTACCTCGATCCAGTGAAATTGAAGGATCTATCTGTTTTATTTGAAAACATAGCAGCTTCAACAGTTGATTTTGATTATTGGGCTATTGAAGTAACCTGGAATGTCGCCGCACTGCAACATGAATGGAAATTTAATGTTAAACCTACGAATACCGCAAACGATTTAACGTTTTATTTGCGTGCACAGAAGGTTGATCTGAATGCACAATTACTTGAAAACTTCAGATTTTATTATTATACTGCAACCACAGGACCGGAAGTCAAGACATTTTTTGATTTTCAAGTGACTGAGAGTACTGTACCTGATGTACCCATTGTTGCTACGATGCCAAAGAGTATCAGCGGAGAAGTTTACATAGGAGTTATTGATACAAATAGAAATGAAAAGGATTTGACATCAATTCGGGTAATCGAAATGTATATCGGTACACCAATGCTTGTTTCTTCATATGCACAGGAGATTTATTCGATAGATATTTCGAATGTGGTCGGTGATGGATTAAAAGATTTTGTCGTGTTGTGTAAGAGAACCACTGGTGAGGGCTCGGTATTGATTTTTGCAAATGTTAATGGAGACCTGTTTAGCACTGCTCCGACTATAATCACTGTAGCACCATCATTAAATAAAATAATACTAAAGAGCGTTGGTGTTGGTAACATTATTGCCAGTGATGGATTAAATGATATTGCGGTTTCCTATTACGATTCTAATTCTAAGATATCGGTAATCATGATTTATTATCGTGAAACAAGTCAGTCAAATTGGCTAGCGTTGAACTTGGCAACTAGTTATCAAAAACTTGATGCGGATAATTTCAAGAAGGAATTTCTAAAGATGGTAGCTGCTGATATCAATGGAGATGGCAGAACTGATCTGTTGGTCTCTACTGCCGATGGCTTCTTGTTTATGTTTTCCAACTATTCCGATTCGCTTTGGGAAGACTATGTTATGGATCGGGTTACAGATGGTCAGAAAGGGCTGATTCAAGACATTAACATCGGCTAATGTGGTTTCTTTTTCCATTTTTATTTGAATCTTTCATACTTTTGGCAAAGGAATATCGCTAATTCTCATTTTGAGATGAGAATAACTTAGCTAATTGAATAGATAGAGGATTTCAATCAAAATGCAATGAAAACGTCTACATAACTGATCCTTAAGATTACATGGTTGTGATCTATCTAGCAATGGAATGGTGACAAATTAAGAAGAATTGTAAATGATCACACAGAAACTTAATGTAGTGTATTTCTCAACACTTGTCATACGATGCGACCTGAATTGAATTCATAGCGTGAAACGAGATGTAAAGATGAATTCTAAAGATATTCTGGAAGCGTCTTGAAATCAATATTGAGCTGGACGATATCTCCAACAACGCCTACAGAATCTGTCTTAATCGCAACTCGCGGAATCTTAAGTACCGATTTCTTAATCTTTAAGTCTTCAATCACATCTTTTGAGACCTCGACTACGAGTGTAACAACTTTCCACGTTTCTGTATCGACGGTCGCACCGACAAACGTCCCGATTCTTTTTCCATCCTTTGTAATAACATCTTTCTTATCGTCAGTTAGTACTTCAAGTAGCATACTGTTTCCCATAGGAACTTATTTAGCTCTAGAGATATAATCATTTCGAACCAGTGATTTTCGATGGTAAATCGAATCAATAAATTAGGATGAATCCACATTATCAGCATAATCAACTAGGTTTTGGATTAGAAAAGGTCAAGAGTATTTCCTATTACCAAAATTCTTTCAAAGAATTTCTCAGGAAATTCAACAAAAGTTTTCTGTATCGATGATTTTCTGTATCGATCTTTGAAGTTGCTGCAATATCTGACAGATTTATATTGTTGACATTCTATTATTCATAGATGTGAATATCCTTGTAACAGGCGCTTCCGGGCAGCTCGGCTCGTACCTCATTGACGAACTGGCATGCGATCACGAAGTCAAGGGCATCGATCTTAGAAGGCCTGAAATCGAGGCGCATTCCGATTTGGTCTCGATTATTGATATAAGAGATAAAGAGAGCGTTCTGAAGGAATGCGAATGGGCAGATGTCGTTGTGCACGCGGCTGCGCAGGTGAGCGTTGAGAAAAGCATCGAAGATCCTCTCATTGATGCCGACATCAACATTATGGGAACGCTGAACCTTCTCAAATCTGCGTTTATTGCAGGGGTTGAGCTATTTGTGTACGTATCAAGCGCTGCTGTCTACGGCGATCCCAAGTATCTGCCGGTGGATGAAGCCCATCCGACATGCCCGAAATCGCCGTACGGCATCAGCAAGCTGACTGGCGAGGAATATGTGAAGGCATTCGGAGACTGCTACAACCTCGATTACTTCATAATACGACCTTTCAACTTCTATTCTCCCAGAGCGGATCCGAAGAGTCCGTATTCCGGCGTAATCACGAAATTCGCCCGTAGAATTAAGGCTGGACAGCCGATCATCATCGAAGGCGATGGAGAGCAAACGAGGGACTTCATTCATGCGCTTGACGTGGCTTATATGATCCGTCTTGCCATCAATTCTCCAGTCCGCAATCTCGTACTCAATTGCGGATCTGGCAAGGCTGTATCGATAAACGAGCTTGCTGACATTTTTACATCAATCTGCGGCGATATAGAGGTTGTGAGGACTGAGCCCAGAGAGGGTGATATCAAGCACAGCGTTGCAGATATCACTTTGGCAAGAGATTTCTTAGGATTTAGGCCTCGAATTTCACTTGAGGACGGCTTGCGTGCGCTGCTTGAATGCAAAAAATAGAAAATTGCGACGAGTGGAAATAGCTCAGCACTTGATGTATTGATTTTCTTATGAGGAATTGTCCAAATCAGCAAGAGTCAACTCGATCAAAAAGCGTGAACCCTGCGATCTGTCTCCTTCAATTCGATCTTCAACCCAAACCTTTCCGCCGTATCGATCGACCAGCGATTTTACAATGGAAAGTCCTATGCCTGTTCCTCTTTTCGCTTTATTTGTGTCAGCGGCAAAACGACGTTCGAATACTCTTTCCTTGATTTCGTCAGGAATACCAGGTCCTCGATCCTCGATTGCAACTCTCGCGATATTGTTCGTAGTGTCCGCACTTACTTGAACCGTGATGGGCTGCGCCTCGCTGTATTTTATTGCATTCGTGATAATATTAAGGAATACGTGGGGCAGGGCATTATCCGCATTGACCAGAATGGTAGCTGGCCGATCTGTTTCTCTAATCATAGTGATGTTTGCATCGGGATATCTTTCCTTCGAAATCACCACCGCTTCCTCAATAGATTTGATTAAATCTATTGAGACAATTGGAAGTTCTTTTTGCTCGAGAAGTCTGACGAGTATTCTCACATTTTCAATGAATTCGACGAGCTTCTTGAGCGATGCGTTCAATTTGAGCGAATATGTGCTCAAATCCTTTTCGCGCTTTTCTGATTGATCGCTTCTTACGGCGTTGTCGAGTATCTCCGCGTACGCTGAGATAGGCGTCATGTAATTGATGATGTCATGAAGCAAGATGTCACTGTAAAGCTTGATCCTCTCAACCTGATCGCGAAATTTTGAGTACAGCATGGCATTCTCGCAAGCGTAGCCCAGTATTAATGAAAGCGTCGCAAAGAATTCTTCATCGTATTTAGAAAGCTCCAAAGGAAAATCGCTGCAAAGGCAGATAGCTCCCCTCAATTCTCTCCCGTTAATAGGGGAGAAAACAACTGTTGCTGCATCTGGAAATCTTTTCAGGATGTTGATATCTCCAGTGGAAGGAGATGTGCACATGACTGAATTCTTGGAAATAACAGTGCG is a genomic window of Methanomassiliicoccales archaeon containing:
- a CDS encoding NAD-dependent epimerase/dehydratase family protein; amino-acid sequence: MNILVTGASGQLGSYLIDELACDHEVKGIDLRRPEIEAHSDLVSIIDIRDKESVLKECEWADVVVHAAAQVSVEKSIEDPLIDADINIMGTLNLLKSAFIAGVELFVYVSSAAVYGDPKYLPVDEAHPTCPKSPYGISKLTGEEYVKAFGDCYNLDYFIIRPFNFYSPRADPKSPYSGVITKFARRIKAGQPIIIEGDGEQTRDFIHALDVAYMIRLAINSPVRNLVLNCGSGKAVSINELADIFTSICGDIEVVRTEPREGDIKHSVADITLARDFLGFRPRISLEDGLRALLECKK